In a genomic window of Cynocephalus volans isolate mCynVol1 chromosome 1, mCynVol1.pri, whole genome shotgun sequence:
- the GNAS gene encoding guanine nucleotide-binding protein G(s) subunit alpha isoform X6 yields MGCLGNSKTEDQRNEEKAQREANKKIEKQLQKDKQVYRATHRLLLLGAGESGKSTIVKQMRILHVNGFNGDEKATKVQDIKNNLKEAIETIVAAMSNLVPPVELANPENQFRVDYILSVMNVPDFDFPPEFYEHAKALWEDEGVRACYERSNEYQLIDCAQYFLDKIDVIKQADYVPSDQDLLRCRVLTSGIFETKFQVDKVNFHMFDVGGQRDERRKWIQCFNDVTAIIFVVASSSYNMVIREDNQTNRLQEALNLFKSIWNNRWLRTISVILFLNKQDLLAEKVLAGKSKIEDYFPEFARYTTPEDATPEPGEDPRVTRAKYFIRDEFLRISTASGDGRHYCYPHFTCAVDTENIRRVFNDCRDIIQRMHLRQYELL; encoded by the exons ATGGGCTGCCTCGGAAACAGTAAGACCGAGGACCAGCGCAACGAGGAGAAGGCGCAGCGCGAGGCCAACAAAAAGATCGAGAAGCAGCTCCAGAAGGACAAGCAGGTCTACCGGGCCACGCACCGCCTGCTGCTGCTGG GTGCTGGAGAATCTGGTAAAAGCACCATTGTGAAGCAGATGAGGATCCTGCATGTTAATGGGTTTAATGGAGA TGAGAAGGCAACGAAAGTGCAGGACATCAAAAACAACCTGAAGGAAGCCATTGAA ACCATCGTCGCCGCCATGAGCAACCTGGTGCCCCCTGTGGAGCTGGCCAACCCCGAGAACCAGTTCAGAGTGGACTACATTCTGAGCGTGATGAACGTGCCTGACTTTGACTTCCCACCT GAATTCTACGAGCACGCCAAGGCTCTGTGGGAGGACGAAGGGGTGCGCGCCTGCTATGAGCGCTCCAACGAGTACCAGCTGATCGACTGCGCCCAGTA CTTCCTGGACAAGATTGATGTCATCAAGCAGGCCGACTATGTGCCCAGCGACCAG GACCTGCTTCGCTGCCGTGTCCTGACCTCTGGAATCTTTGAGACCAAGTTCCAGGTGGACAAAGTCAACTTCCA caTGTTCGATGTGGGCGGCCAGCGCGATGAACGCCGCAAGTGGATCCAGTGCTTCAATG ATGTGACTGCCATTATCTTCGTGGTGGCCAGCAGCAGCTACAACATGGTCATTCGGGAGGACAACCAGACCAACCGTCTGCAGGAGGCTCTGAACCTCTTCAAGAGCATCTGGAACAACAG ATGGCTGCGCACCATCTCTGTGATTCTGTTCCTCAACAAGCAAGATCTGCTCGCTGAGAAAGTCCTTGCTGGGAAATCGAAGATTGAGGACTACTTTCCAGAGTTCGCTCGCTACACTACTCCTGAGGATG CGACTCCCGAGCCCGGAGAGGACCCACGCGTGACCCGGGCCAAGTACTTCATTCGAGATGAGTTTCTG AGAATCAGCACTGCTAGTGGAGATGGGCGCCACTACTGCTATCCTCACTTCACCTGCGCTGTGGACACCGAGAACATCCGCCGTGTGTTCAACGACTGCCGTGACATCATCCAGCGCATGCACCTTCGTCAGTATGAGCTGCTTTAA
- the GNAS gene encoding guanine nucleotide-binding protein G(s) subunit alpha isoform X8, with translation MRILHVNGFNGDSEKATKVQDIKNNLKEAIETIVAAMSNLVPPVELANPENQFRVDYILSVMNVPDFDFPPEFYEHAKALWEDEGVRACYERSNEYQLIDCAQYFLDKIDVIKQADYVPSDQDLLRCRVLTSGIFETKFQVDKVNFHMFDVGGQRDERRKWIQCFNDVTAIIFVVASSSYNMVIREDNQTNRLQEALNLFKSIWNNRWLRTISVILFLNKQDLLAEKVLAGKSKIEDYFPEFARYTTPEDATPEPGEDPRVTRAKYFIRDEFLRISTASGDGRHYCYPHFTCAVDTENIRRVFNDCRDIIQRMHLRQYELL, from the exons ATGAGGATCCTGCATGTTAATGGGTTTAATGGAGA CAGTGAGAAGGCAACGAAAGTGCAGGACATCAAAAACAACCTGAAGGAAGCCATTGAA ACCATCGTCGCCGCCATGAGCAACCTGGTGCCCCCTGTGGAGCTGGCCAACCCCGAGAACCAGTTCAGAGTGGACTACATTCTGAGCGTGATGAACGTGCCTGACTTTGACTTCCCACCT GAATTCTACGAGCACGCCAAGGCTCTGTGGGAGGACGAAGGGGTGCGCGCCTGCTATGAGCGCTCCAACGAGTACCAGCTGATCGACTGCGCCCAGTA CTTCCTGGACAAGATTGATGTCATCAAGCAGGCCGACTATGTGCCCAGCGACCAG GACCTGCTTCGCTGCCGTGTCCTGACCTCTGGAATCTTTGAGACCAAGTTCCAGGTGGACAAAGTCAACTTCCA caTGTTCGATGTGGGCGGCCAGCGCGATGAACGCCGCAAGTGGATCCAGTGCTTCAATG ATGTGACTGCCATTATCTTCGTGGTGGCCAGCAGCAGCTACAACATGGTCATTCGGGAGGACAACCAGACCAACCGTCTGCAGGAGGCTCTGAACCTCTTCAAGAGCATCTGGAACAACAG ATGGCTGCGCACCATCTCTGTGATTCTGTTCCTCAACAAGCAAGATCTGCTCGCTGAGAAAGTCCTTGCTGGGAAATCGAAGATTGAGGACTACTTTCCAGAGTTCGCTCGCTACACTACTCCTGAGGATG CGACTCCCGAGCCCGGAGAGGACCCACGCGTGACCCGGGCCAAGTACTTCATTCGAGATGAGTTTCTG AGAATCAGCACTGCTAGTGGAGATGGGCGCCACTACTGCTATCCTCACTTCACCTGCGCTGTGGACACCGAGAACATCCGCCGTGTGTTCAACGACTGCCGTGACATCATCCAGCGCATGCACCTTCGTCAGTATGAGCTGCTTTAA
- the GNAS gene encoding guanine nucleotide-binding protein G(s) subunit alpha isoform X3, with the protein MGCLGNSKTEDQRNEEKAQREANKKIEKQLQKDKQVYRATHRLLLLGAGESGKSTIVKQMRILHVNGFNGEGGEEDPQAARSNSDGSEKATKVQDIKNNLKEAIETIVAAMSNLVPPVELANPENQFRVDYILSVMNVPDFDFPPEFYEHAKALWEDEGVRACYERSNEYQLIDCAQYFLDKIDVIKQADYVPSDQDLLRCRVLTSGIFETKFQVDKVNFHMFDVGGQRDERRKWIQCFNDVTAIIFVVASSSYNMVIREDNQTNRLQEALNLFKSIWNNRWLRTISVILFLNKQDLLAEKVLAGKSKIEDYFPEFARYTTPEDATPEPGEDPRVTRAKYFIRDEFLRISTASGDGRHYCYPHFTCAVDTENIRRVFNDCRDIIQRMHLRQYELL; encoded by the exons ATGGGCTGCCTCGGAAACAGTAAGACCGAGGACCAGCGCAACGAGGAGAAGGCGCAGCGCGAGGCCAACAAAAAGATCGAGAAGCAGCTCCAGAAGGACAAGCAGGTCTACCGGGCCACGCACCGCCTGCTGCTGCTGG GTGCTGGAGAATCTGGTAAAAGCACCATTGTGAAGCAGATGAGGATCCTGCATGTTAATGGGTTTAATGGAGA GGGCGGCGAAGAGGACCCGCAGGCTGCAAGGAGCAACAGCGATG GCAGTGAGAAGGCAACGAAAGTGCAGGACATCAAAAACAACCTGAAGGAAGCCATTGAA ACCATCGTCGCCGCCATGAGCAACCTGGTGCCCCCTGTGGAGCTGGCCAACCCCGAGAACCAGTTCAGAGTGGACTACATTCTGAGCGTGATGAACGTGCCTGACTTTGACTTCCCACCT GAATTCTACGAGCACGCCAAGGCTCTGTGGGAGGACGAAGGGGTGCGCGCCTGCTATGAGCGCTCCAACGAGTACCAGCTGATCGACTGCGCCCAGTA CTTCCTGGACAAGATTGATGTCATCAAGCAGGCCGACTATGTGCCCAGCGACCAG GACCTGCTTCGCTGCCGTGTCCTGACCTCTGGAATCTTTGAGACCAAGTTCCAGGTGGACAAAGTCAACTTCCA caTGTTCGATGTGGGCGGCCAGCGCGATGAACGCCGCAAGTGGATCCAGTGCTTCAATG ATGTGACTGCCATTATCTTCGTGGTGGCCAGCAGCAGCTACAACATGGTCATTCGGGAGGACAACCAGACCAACCGTCTGCAGGAGGCTCTGAACCTCTTCAAGAGCATCTGGAACAACAG ATGGCTGCGCACCATCTCTGTGATTCTGTTCCTCAACAAGCAAGATCTGCTCGCTGAGAAAGTCCTTGCTGGGAAATCGAAGATTGAGGACTACTTTCCAGAGTTCGCTCGCTACACTACTCCTGAGGATG CGACTCCCGAGCCCGGAGAGGACCCACGCGTGACCCGGGCCAAGTACTTCATTCGAGATGAGTTTCTG AGAATCAGCACTGCTAGTGGAGATGGGCGCCACTACTGCTATCCTCACTTCACCTGCGCTGTGGACACCGAGAACATCCGCCGTGTGTTCAACGACTGCCGTGACATCATCCAGCGCATGCACCTTCGTCAGTATGAGCTGCTTTAA
- the GNAS gene encoding guanine nucleotide-binding protein G(s) subunit alpha isoform X9, translating to MRILHVNGFNGDEKATKVQDIKNNLKEAIETIVAAMSNLVPPVELANPENQFRVDYILSVMNVPDFDFPPEFYEHAKALWEDEGVRACYERSNEYQLIDCAQYFLDKIDVIKQADYVPSDQDLLRCRVLTSGIFETKFQVDKVNFHMFDVGGQRDERRKWIQCFNDVTAIIFVVASSSYNMVIREDNQTNRLQEALNLFKSIWNNRWLRTISVILFLNKQDLLAEKVLAGKSKIEDYFPEFARYTTPEDATPEPGEDPRVTRAKYFIRDEFLRISTASGDGRHYCYPHFTCAVDTENIRRVFNDCRDIIQRMHLRQYELL from the exons ATGAGGATCCTGCATGTTAATGGGTTTAATGGAGA TGAGAAGGCAACGAAAGTGCAGGACATCAAAAACAACCTGAAGGAAGCCATTGAA ACCATCGTCGCCGCCATGAGCAACCTGGTGCCCCCTGTGGAGCTGGCCAACCCCGAGAACCAGTTCAGAGTGGACTACATTCTGAGCGTGATGAACGTGCCTGACTTTGACTTCCCACCT GAATTCTACGAGCACGCCAAGGCTCTGTGGGAGGACGAAGGGGTGCGCGCCTGCTATGAGCGCTCCAACGAGTACCAGCTGATCGACTGCGCCCAGTA CTTCCTGGACAAGATTGATGTCATCAAGCAGGCCGACTATGTGCCCAGCGACCAG GACCTGCTTCGCTGCCGTGTCCTGACCTCTGGAATCTTTGAGACCAAGTTCCAGGTGGACAAAGTCAACTTCCA caTGTTCGATGTGGGCGGCCAGCGCGATGAACGCCGCAAGTGGATCCAGTGCTTCAATG ATGTGACTGCCATTATCTTCGTGGTGGCCAGCAGCAGCTACAACATGGTCATTCGGGAGGACAACCAGACCAACCGTCTGCAGGAGGCTCTGAACCTCTTCAAGAGCATCTGGAACAACAG ATGGCTGCGCACCATCTCTGTGATTCTGTTCCTCAACAAGCAAGATCTGCTCGCTGAGAAAGTCCTTGCTGGGAAATCGAAGATTGAGGACTACTTTCCAGAGTTCGCTCGCTACACTACTCCTGAGGATG CGACTCCCGAGCCCGGAGAGGACCCACGCGTGACCCGGGCCAAGTACTTCATTCGAGATGAGTTTCTG AGAATCAGCACTGCTAGTGGAGATGGGCGCCACTACTGCTATCCTCACTTCACCTGCGCTGTGGACACCGAGAACATCCGCCGTGTGTTCAACGACTGCCGTGACATCATCCAGCGCATGCACCTTCGTCAGTATGAGCTGCTTTAA
- the GNAS gene encoding guanine nucleotide-binding protein G(s) subunit alpha isoform X5 — translation MGCLGNSKTEDQRNEEKAQREANKKIEKQLQKDKQVYRATHRLLLLGAGESGKSTIVKQMRILHVNGFNGDSEKATKVQDIKNNLKEAIETIVAAMSNLVPPVELANPENQFRVDYILSVMNVPDFDFPPEFYEHAKALWEDEGVRACYERSNEYQLIDCAQYFLDKIDVIKQADYVPSDQDLLRCRVLTSGIFETKFQVDKVNFHMFDVGGQRDERRKWIQCFNDVTAIIFVVASSSYNMVIREDNQTNRLQEALNLFKSIWNNRWLRTISVILFLNKQDLLAEKVLAGKSKIEDYFPEFARYTTPEDATPEPGEDPRVTRAKYFIRDEFLRISTASGDGRHYCYPHFTCAVDTENIRRVFNDCRDIIQRMHLRQYELL, via the exons ATGGGCTGCCTCGGAAACAGTAAGACCGAGGACCAGCGCAACGAGGAGAAGGCGCAGCGCGAGGCCAACAAAAAGATCGAGAAGCAGCTCCAGAAGGACAAGCAGGTCTACCGGGCCACGCACCGCCTGCTGCTGCTGG GTGCTGGAGAATCTGGTAAAAGCACCATTGTGAAGCAGATGAGGATCCTGCATGTTAATGGGTTTAATGGAGA CAGTGAGAAGGCAACGAAAGTGCAGGACATCAAAAACAACCTGAAGGAAGCCATTGAA ACCATCGTCGCCGCCATGAGCAACCTGGTGCCCCCTGTGGAGCTGGCCAACCCCGAGAACCAGTTCAGAGTGGACTACATTCTGAGCGTGATGAACGTGCCTGACTTTGACTTCCCACCT GAATTCTACGAGCACGCCAAGGCTCTGTGGGAGGACGAAGGGGTGCGCGCCTGCTATGAGCGCTCCAACGAGTACCAGCTGATCGACTGCGCCCAGTA CTTCCTGGACAAGATTGATGTCATCAAGCAGGCCGACTATGTGCCCAGCGACCAG GACCTGCTTCGCTGCCGTGTCCTGACCTCTGGAATCTTTGAGACCAAGTTCCAGGTGGACAAAGTCAACTTCCA caTGTTCGATGTGGGCGGCCAGCGCGATGAACGCCGCAAGTGGATCCAGTGCTTCAATG ATGTGACTGCCATTATCTTCGTGGTGGCCAGCAGCAGCTACAACATGGTCATTCGGGAGGACAACCAGACCAACCGTCTGCAGGAGGCTCTGAACCTCTTCAAGAGCATCTGGAACAACAG ATGGCTGCGCACCATCTCTGTGATTCTGTTCCTCAACAAGCAAGATCTGCTCGCTGAGAAAGTCCTTGCTGGGAAATCGAAGATTGAGGACTACTTTCCAGAGTTCGCTCGCTACACTACTCCTGAGGATG CGACTCCCGAGCCCGGAGAGGACCCACGCGTGACCCGGGCCAAGTACTTCATTCGAGATGAGTTTCTG AGAATCAGCACTGCTAGTGGAGATGGGCGCCACTACTGCTATCCTCACTTCACCTGCGCTGTGGACACCGAGAACATCCGCCGTGTGTTCAACGACTGCCGTGACATCATCCAGCGCATGCACCTTCGTCAGTATGAGCTGCTTTAA
- the GNAS gene encoding guanine nucleotide-binding protein G(s) subunit alpha isoform X10, which produces MRILHVNGFNGEGGEEDPQAARSNSDGEKATKVQDIKNNLKEAIETIVAAMSNLVPPVELANPENQFRVDYILSVMNVPDFDFPPEFYEHAKALWEDEGVRACYERSNEYQLIDCAQYFLDKIDVIKQADYVPSDQDLLRCRVLTSGIFETKFQVDKVNFHMFDVGGQRDERRKWIQCFNDVTAIIFVVASSSYNMVIREDNQTNRLQEALNLFKSIWNNRWLRTISVILFLNKQDLLAEKVLAGKSKIEDYFPEFARYTTPEDATPEPGEDPRVTRAKYFIRDEFLRISTASGDGRHYCYPHFTCAVDTENIRRVFNDCRDIIQRMHLRQYELL; this is translated from the exons ATGAGGATCCTGCATGTTAATGGGTTTAATGGAGA GGGCGGCGAAGAGGACCCGCAGGCTGCAAGGAGCAACAGCGATGG TGAGAAGGCAACGAAAGTGCAGGACATCAAAAACAACCTGAAGGAAGCCATTGAA ACCATCGTCGCCGCCATGAGCAACCTGGTGCCCCCTGTGGAGCTGGCCAACCCCGAGAACCAGTTCAGAGTGGACTACATTCTGAGCGTGATGAACGTGCCTGACTTTGACTTCCCACCT GAATTCTACGAGCACGCCAAGGCTCTGTGGGAGGACGAAGGGGTGCGCGCCTGCTATGAGCGCTCCAACGAGTACCAGCTGATCGACTGCGCCCAGTA CTTCCTGGACAAGATTGATGTCATCAAGCAGGCCGACTATGTGCCCAGCGACCAG GACCTGCTTCGCTGCCGTGTCCTGACCTCTGGAATCTTTGAGACCAAGTTCCAGGTGGACAAAGTCAACTTCCA caTGTTCGATGTGGGCGGCCAGCGCGATGAACGCCGCAAGTGGATCCAGTGCTTCAATG ATGTGACTGCCATTATCTTCGTGGTGGCCAGCAGCAGCTACAACATGGTCATTCGGGAGGACAACCAGACCAACCGTCTGCAGGAGGCTCTGAACCTCTTCAAGAGCATCTGGAACAACAG ATGGCTGCGCACCATCTCTGTGATTCTGTTCCTCAACAAGCAAGATCTGCTCGCTGAGAAAGTCCTTGCTGGGAAATCGAAGATTGAGGACTACTTTCCAGAGTTCGCTCGCTACACTACTCCTGAGGATG CGACTCCCGAGCCCGGAGAGGACCCACGCGTGACCCGGGCCAAGTACTTCATTCGAGATGAGTTTCTG AGAATCAGCACTGCTAGTGGAGATGGGCGCCACTACTGCTATCCTCACTTCACCTGCGCTGTGGACACCGAGAACATCCGCCGTGTGTTCAACGACTGCCGTGACATCATCCAGCGCATGCACCTTCGTCAGTATGAGCTGCTTTAA
- the GNAS gene encoding guanine nucleotide-binding protein G(s) subunit alpha isoform X7 produces MRILHVNGFNGEGGEEDPQAARSNSDGSEKATKVQDIKNNLKEAIETIVAAMSNLVPPVELANPENQFRVDYILSVMNVPDFDFPPEFYEHAKALWEDEGVRACYERSNEYQLIDCAQYFLDKIDVIKQADYVPSDQDLLRCRVLTSGIFETKFQVDKVNFHMFDVGGQRDERRKWIQCFNDVTAIIFVVASSSYNMVIREDNQTNRLQEALNLFKSIWNNRWLRTISVILFLNKQDLLAEKVLAGKSKIEDYFPEFARYTTPEDATPEPGEDPRVTRAKYFIRDEFLRISTASGDGRHYCYPHFTCAVDTENIRRVFNDCRDIIQRMHLRQYELL; encoded by the exons ATGAGGATCCTGCATGTTAATGGGTTTAATGGAGA GGGCGGCGAAGAGGACCCGCAGGCTGCAAGGAGCAACAGCGATG GCAGTGAGAAGGCAACGAAAGTGCAGGACATCAAAAACAACCTGAAGGAAGCCATTGAA ACCATCGTCGCCGCCATGAGCAACCTGGTGCCCCCTGTGGAGCTGGCCAACCCCGAGAACCAGTTCAGAGTGGACTACATTCTGAGCGTGATGAACGTGCCTGACTTTGACTTCCCACCT GAATTCTACGAGCACGCCAAGGCTCTGTGGGAGGACGAAGGGGTGCGCGCCTGCTATGAGCGCTCCAACGAGTACCAGCTGATCGACTGCGCCCAGTA CTTCCTGGACAAGATTGATGTCATCAAGCAGGCCGACTATGTGCCCAGCGACCAG GACCTGCTTCGCTGCCGTGTCCTGACCTCTGGAATCTTTGAGACCAAGTTCCAGGTGGACAAAGTCAACTTCCA caTGTTCGATGTGGGCGGCCAGCGCGATGAACGCCGCAAGTGGATCCAGTGCTTCAATG ATGTGACTGCCATTATCTTCGTGGTGGCCAGCAGCAGCTACAACATGGTCATTCGGGAGGACAACCAGACCAACCGTCTGCAGGAGGCTCTGAACCTCTTCAAGAGCATCTGGAACAACAG ATGGCTGCGCACCATCTCTGTGATTCTGTTCCTCAACAAGCAAGATCTGCTCGCTGAGAAAGTCCTTGCTGGGAAATCGAAGATTGAGGACTACTTTCCAGAGTTCGCTCGCTACACTACTCCTGAGGATG CGACTCCCGAGCCCGGAGAGGACCCACGCGTGACCCGGGCCAAGTACTTCATTCGAGATGAGTTTCTG AGAATCAGCACTGCTAGTGGAGATGGGCGCCACTACTGCTATCCTCACTTCACCTGCGCTGTGGACACCGAGAACATCCGCCGTGTGTTCAACGACTGCCGTGACATCATCCAGCGCATGCACCTTCGTCAGTATGAGCTGCTTTAA
- the GNAS gene encoding guanine nucleotide-binding protein G(s) subunit alpha isoform X4, which yields MGCLGNSKTEDQRNEEKAQREANKKIEKQLQKDKQVYRATHRLLLLGAGESGKSTIVKQMRILHVNGFNGEGGEEDPQAARSNSDGEKATKVQDIKNNLKEAIETIVAAMSNLVPPVELANPENQFRVDYILSVMNVPDFDFPPEFYEHAKALWEDEGVRACYERSNEYQLIDCAQYFLDKIDVIKQADYVPSDQDLLRCRVLTSGIFETKFQVDKVNFHMFDVGGQRDERRKWIQCFNDVTAIIFVVASSSYNMVIREDNQTNRLQEALNLFKSIWNNRWLRTISVILFLNKQDLLAEKVLAGKSKIEDYFPEFARYTTPEDATPEPGEDPRVTRAKYFIRDEFLRISTASGDGRHYCYPHFTCAVDTENIRRVFNDCRDIIQRMHLRQYELL from the exons ATGGGCTGCCTCGGAAACAGTAAGACCGAGGACCAGCGCAACGAGGAGAAGGCGCAGCGCGAGGCCAACAAAAAGATCGAGAAGCAGCTCCAGAAGGACAAGCAGGTCTACCGGGCCACGCACCGCCTGCTGCTGCTGG GTGCTGGAGAATCTGGTAAAAGCACCATTGTGAAGCAGATGAGGATCCTGCATGTTAATGGGTTTAATGGAGA GGGCGGCGAAGAGGACCCGCAGGCTGCAAGGAGCAACAGCGATGG TGAGAAGGCAACGAAAGTGCAGGACATCAAAAACAACCTGAAGGAAGCCATTGAA ACCATCGTCGCCGCCATGAGCAACCTGGTGCCCCCTGTGGAGCTGGCCAACCCCGAGAACCAGTTCAGAGTGGACTACATTCTGAGCGTGATGAACGTGCCTGACTTTGACTTCCCACCT GAATTCTACGAGCACGCCAAGGCTCTGTGGGAGGACGAAGGGGTGCGCGCCTGCTATGAGCGCTCCAACGAGTACCAGCTGATCGACTGCGCCCAGTA CTTCCTGGACAAGATTGATGTCATCAAGCAGGCCGACTATGTGCCCAGCGACCAG GACCTGCTTCGCTGCCGTGTCCTGACCTCTGGAATCTTTGAGACCAAGTTCCAGGTGGACAAAGTCAACTTCCA caTGTTCGATGTGGGCGGCCAGCGCGATGAACGCCGCAAGTGGATCCAGTGCTTCAATG ATGTGACTGCCATTATCTTCGTGGTGGCCAGCAGCAGCTACAACATGGTCATTCGGGAGGACAACCAGACCAACCGTCTGCAGGAGGCTCTGAACCTCTTCAAGAGCATCTGGAACAACAG ATGGCTGCGCACCATCTCTGTGATTCTGTTCCTCAACAAGCAAGATCTGCTCGCTGAGAAAGTCCTTGCTGGGAAATCGAAGATTGAGGACTACTTTCCAGAGTTCGCTCGCTACACTACTCCTGAGGATG CGACTCCCGAGCCCGGAGAGGACCCACGCGTGACCCGGGCCAAGTACTTCATTCGAGATGAGTTTCTG AGAATCAGCACTGCTAGTGGAGATGGGCGCCACTACTGCTATCCTCACTTCACCTGCGCTGTGGACACCGAGAACATCCGCCGTGTGTTCAACGACTGCCGTGACATCATCCAGCGCATGCACCTTCGTCAGTATGAGCTGCTTTAA